In Chloroflexota bacterium, one genomic interval encodes:
- a CDS encoding formate dehydrogenase accessory protein FdhE, whose translation MATRQAKADPQTEALLKRLDDLVERWPDLAEPAAFYRAALPALRAAQKNIEPFTLDAEAAKRKLESGLPLLVGEDLPLDVEATRDLFLRLCRIVENTAPEEAKASRPGWGLRLAKRGQPDSLKLIEQARNGNGAALRAAAAGQIRRAVEGKGGTSGRPLLDLSTIWAALALGDWRRLELIATSLKLDAELLRLLAQNSLKPAMRVWAQGLKNVDLDDWRRGQCPLCGSPPLLTEIQGKEGERRLRCGVCGASWHYPRLQCVLCNNQNYKQLGYITVEGEEEKYSLQTCDACRGYLKVVVTYDPIPVAQLPVEDLATLHLDLIAAEREYTRAPAR comes from the coding sequence ATGGCAACGCGCCAGGCTAAAGCCGATCCGCAAACTGAAGCTCTGTTGAAACGGCTGGATGACCTCGTCGAGCGCTGGCCCGACCTGGCCGAGCCGGCCGCCTTTTATCGGGCGGCCCTGCCCGCCTTGCGGGCGGCGCAAAAAAACATCGAGCCGTTCACGCTCGATGCCGAGGCCGCGAAGCGCAAACTTGAATCCGGCCTGCCCTTGCTTGTCGGCGAAGACTTGCCGCTCGACGTTGAAGCGACCCGCGACCTCTTTCTGCGCCTGTGCCGCATTGTCGAAAATACCGCCCCGGAAGAAGCCAAAGCCAGCCGCCCCGGCTGGGGCCTCCGCCTGGCGAAACGCGGCCAACCCGATTCACTCAAGTTGATCGAGCAGGCTCGAAATGGAAACGGGGCCGCCCTACGCGCCGCCGCCGCCGGACAAATCCGCCGCGCCGTCGAAGGTAAGGGCGGCACGAGTGGCCGCCCCCTACTTGACCTTTCAACGATCTGGGCCGCGCTCGCCCTCGGCGATTGGCGGCGGCTCGAACTCATCGCCACCAGCCTCAAACTCGACGCCGAGCTACTGCGACTGTTGGCTCAAAACAGCCTCAAGCCTGCCATGCGCGTTTGGGCGCAAGGCCTCAAAAATGTTGATCTGGATGACTGGCGGCGCGGCCAATGCCCTCTGTGCGGCAGTCCGCCCCTCCTCACCGAAATTCAGGGCAAAGAGGGCGAGCGCCGCCTGCGCTGTGGCGTGTGCGGCGCAAGCTGGCACTACCCGCGCTTGCAGTGCGTGCTCTGCAACAACCAAAACTACAAACAACTCGGCTACATCACGGTCGAGGGCGAAGAAGAAAAATACAGCCTGCAAACCTGCGACGCCTGCCGGGGCTATCTGAAAGTCGTCGTCACCTACGATCCGATCCCGGTCGCTCAACTTCCGGTGGAAGATTTGGCGACTCTGCATCTCGACCTGATTGCCGCCGAGCGCGAGTACACCCGCGCACCGGCGCGATAA